The Tolypothrix sp. PCC 7712 region TTACAATCCATTTCCATATTTATTTCCATATTCTGATATAGTTGTAAACTTCTCTAGTGCTATTACTACTTTAATTAGCGGTGGTAACTCGAATGAAAGTGGCAAGATAAATATTGATGCTCAAAGGGTAAGTCTAATTGATGGTGCTCGTATTAGTGCCGATTTAATCGGCTTTTACTTCCCTGGTTTTTCTGAGTCTCCCACCATCGGTAAGTCTGGAGATATTGTGATTCGAGCTTCCGAAAAATTAAAAATTTCAGGAGTGGGGATTAATGGCACAACTAGTGCTGTGATTAGTTCGATTCAACCTTTTACAGTAGGTCAAGCTGGCAATATCTTAATTGATACTGGACACTTGATGCTGTCACAGGGTGGAACTGTGGCTAATAATGTCACAGGAAGTGGTCAAGCGGGAAATATAGAGATTCATGCTCAGGATGTAGAAGTTAGCGACCCAGTAATTGATAATTTTAACCAAGCGGTTAGTGGTATTACTGTGGGAGTGGGTAAGGATGCTGTTGGTCAAGGTGGGACAATTAACCTGACAGCAGATAGCTTGCGTGTGTTCAACGGTGGACAAATAACTTCCTCTAGCTTGGGTCAGGGATCTGCTGGTAGTGTTAACCTCAACGTGAAAAATATTGAGGTACAAGGAACTTCTCAAAGCATAATTAATGGTAGCTATCTGCCCAGTGCGATCGCAGCATCCTCGGCTAATAACTTGGCTGCGGGGTCTATAAATATCACATCAAATAGTGTGAATGTTAAAGATAATGCAGTAATTACTGTAAGTAATACAGGCAATGGCGATGCAGGGAACCTCAATATAACAGCTAAGAACCTTTTCCTCGACAATAGCGCTAGCCTACGTTCTGAGGTGAATGGAGGTGGTCAAGGTAATATCGACCTCAATGTCAATGATGTCCTGTTATTACGGCATGGTAGTAAAATTATTACCAATGCTTTGGGTGCTTCTACAGGAGGCAACATTAATATTAATGTGGGGTCGATGGTAGCTGTACCCAGCGAGAACAGCGATATTTCAGCCAATGCTGTCTTAGGAAGTGGTGGCAATATCCAAATTACCACTCAAGGTATCTTCGGGTTAGAGTTTCAAAACCAACCCACACTCAATAGTGATATCACTGCCAGTTCACAGTTTGGGCTGAGTGGTAATGTACAAGTTAATACCATTGGTGTTGACCCGAATTCTGGTTTACTCGAACTACCAGAGAATGTCACCGATTCATCGCAGCAAATTGCTTCAGGTTGTGCAGCTAATACTGGTAGCACATTTGTAGCTACAGGTCGGGGTGGAATACCTCAAAATCCGATGCAGGAAGTCAGCAGCGATCGCACTTGGTCTGATACTCGTGATCTCTCTATATATCAGAAAAATAGTGGAGTGACAGCACAAATACCCCAACTGCCCAAAACTCTCTTGCAAGCTACTGCTTGGCATCGTCGCGCTGATGGAAAAATTGAGTTAGTCGCAGCGCCATCTCCCGCAAATATCCAGCCACAGTTAACTTGTGCTGCACTTTCTCAAATTTAATTGCCTGAATCAATTAAATTTGAGAAAGTCGATATCAATTTAAAAAAAGAAAAAGGGGAAAGGTTTTAATTTACTCTTTCCCCTTTGCTGTCTCTACGCTCTTCAATTTATGTATGAGGCTTCGCCCTTATGCTTTAACTAAGGGTATCTTTTACTACCCGCACCTACGACTCCGATTTTGTGGCGATAGGAAAGTTCTGCACCGAACCACCCAGAAAGGCTAGTCAAAGTTCCTACAACCAGCGAGATTAACAATCCCCAAGGTAGGATGCGTGACTCAATATCACCAAGACGAATTAGGAAATTAACAAGAGTTAAAACAAGCACAGAAACATTTAGTATCAAATGTGCCCAGCCAGCCTGGCGCTTGCGGACTCGCTCTATTTTCATAAAGTCGCTGAGGCCGATGATTGCAGCTAAGACACCTCCGCCTAATCCCAGTCCAATTAACCAGAAGGAAGCCCTAGCCCAGAAGAAATCTTTGGTCAGCCAGTAACCGAAATCACTTCCCAAAGCTGCGGCTAAAAAAGCTATAGGAAAGATCACACTTAACGGGTGTAGAGGATGACCTGCGATCGCAACTGTACTGGGTACACCGCTATCATGATATTCGCGATCGTCACTTTCAATAATAGGCGGCAAATTAGGAAATGGTGTCGAGGTCGTTTGGGTATTCTCTGTAGTTTCCATGATTTTATTACCTTAATTTGAGGAAGGAATTTGCTCAACATAAGCTTGAGCTTGGAGTATAAGTTTTCCTGGTTCTACCTTTAAACTGTTAACTTGTAAGGTCATTCCTTCCAAGTCAAAGTTGCTCAAGTTTAAAAGTTCGCTGGTTTGATTTACCAAAGCTTTTGTCAGTTCTGGCGATATTTCTTCACCTTGTCCATACTCAACATTCTCTAAAGAAACAGTTTTGCCGTTAGCACTAACACGGGGTACTGCTTCAAAAGCAACTTTGTGTGTTTCGCCAGTTTCTACTAACAGAATATTGGCATTAATGGCAACTTTCCCATCACCTGGTAGGCGAAACTCTACATTTTGTGGGTTAATTGTTCTCACTTCTCCATTGACTTGTATTTTCTGACTTTGAAGTTGAGAACGAACATAGTCTGAGTTAAAAGCGCGGTTAATATCTGCTTCATTTAAAACGACTCGCGCACTTCCCACAGTGGGTTTTGTTAGCTCAATTTTGCCAAATGCAACACTTAAAGGATTTATGGCAACGCTTTGGATTTGCATATCCATTTCCTCCACTCGGAGGTCTTTTTGCATTACCATACCCTCTCCTTCAATGGAGACTGAATCTACCTGTCCTTGAACCAATTTGAGCGGATCGGTTTTAATCTCGACATCTAAATTTTCTACTTCATCTAACTGGCTAGATAAACCGACTTCTGCCGCTTTATTCAGCGCTTGCTCTCCTAGCCCAGGACTTTCAGTCATGATAATTTAATCTCCGAATTTGACCAGAAAAATGAATTATAAAAAATGATAGATATTTGTATTTTTTACGCCTGCAAACTAAGTAGATAAATATCTATTTTCAAGACTTATAACCTATTTATAGAATTAGAGCGTAATTTTATACATCATCTTTCATTCTTGAGCATTCATCTTTTAATTGACTACCTTTGAGTCAATCTAGAAAATTGGCGCAGAAAAATTATCTATCTGACGGCGGAGTAAATATTGAATATCTCTATATCTAAAAGTAGAAGTATTTATTTATGAGTAAAAATTTTTATTTTTCTACCCGAGGTGATTAAGGTAATCACTCAAAAGAAAGAGGGAAGGATTCTCAGCCGTATGCAAACTTGGTATTAGTGACAAATAAGAATTCTTTCTGAGGAGAACTGAATAATGGTAGCTAGTTTAGATGATACTAAACGTAATGCAATTGCCGTTAAATTGGCAGATATGAAAGCTTTGCAAGAGTTGGTTCTACAAAATGAACAACAACTTTTACAGCAAGGTCTAGATTCCGAAATTTCTGACCGCATTCGGGATTTCATCAAAGATGATCAAAAGAATTTAGGGATTTTGGAAACTGTAATTGGTCAGTATGGTATCCAAGCTCAACCCAGACAAACAGTTCAACAATTTATTGATAGAGCTCGCGAATTATTCCAAGGTTCTGAACTCAGCTTGTATGATAAAGTATCTCAGCATGAATTGTTGAAGCATCAAATAGTGATGAGTGGCTTAATTGTTCATAAGGCTGCTCAAAAAGTTGGTGCTGACGTAATGGTTGCGATTGGGCCTTTGAATGCAGTTAACTTTGAGAACCGCGCTCACCAAGAACAACTCAAAGGTGTTCTGGAAATTCTAGGTGTTCGCGAACTCACTGGTCAAGAAGCAGATCAAGGTATTTGGGCACGTGTTCAGGATGCTATGGCCGCAGTTAGTGGTGCAGTAGGTAGCGCCGTTACCCAAAGTAGTGACAAAAAGGATATGAATATCCAAGATGTCATTCGTTCAGATCATGCCAAGGTAAATACTCTATTTACCGAACTGTTGCAAAGCAACAATCCCCAAAAAATTCAAGAGTACTTCGGTCAAATCTACAAGGATTTAACCGCCCACGCTGAAGCAGAAGAAGAAGTAGTTTACCCACGTGTACGTGCTTTCTACGGTGAAGGTGATACCCAAGAACTGTATGACGAGCAAGCTGAAATGAAGCGGGTTTTAGAAGAAATTAAAGCAATTAGCCCCTCTTCAGATCAATTCAAAGATAAAGTCAGACAGTTGATGAATGACGTTGGCGACCATATCCGCCAAGAAGAAAGCACAATGTTTGCTGCTATTCGCAACAACCTCAGCAGCGAACAAACCGAACAATGGGCTACTGAATTCAAAGCCGCTAAGAAGAAAATTCAAGAAAGACTTGGCGTTGTCAGCGAAGCTAACATCTAGGATATCTTCAAGCCTTCTTTGGAAGCTAGTAAAGGTTAGTTAGAAGCTACTCCCAGCACCTCGGTGTTGGGAGTATTATTTATAAATCGCCATGATTGCTTCTATCGTGGTAAATCCTTCATTCTCTTCTACAGCACTTCTGAGCTTTGCCGAGTCCAGCGCATCCTCAATGGCTTCTAGTAACTTTAGATCCTCAATATTAATAATCGCTACAACTGCTTTACCTTGATGCTCAATTAAAATACGTTCTTTGCCGTACTCAGCACGGTTAATTAGCTCTGGTAAATTAGCACAAGCCTCGGTTGCACTGACAATATCCATAATTTTGTAAAAAACTACATTATTTTATTTAGCAAAAAAAGCGATGCCTGCGGCGAGCTGCACCAACGCGCTTTGTCAGGCGATCGCATCAAGATAAAAAACATTTTAGGGAATTTGAGGAGACTGCCAGTATTTATAAGCTGTATAAGCCATAGTCACCACCCCAGTGATAATTGCAGATTCATCAACCTCAAATTCTGGATGGTGTAGGGGGTGATTAATAATTCTGTCTTTGTAGCCTACACCCAAGCGGAACATCGCACCTGGAGCGTGTTCTAAATATACAGAAAAATCTTCAGCGCCAAGGGAAGATTCAGGTAAGACTTGGACGCGATCGCTACTCCAAGCTTCTTCTGCTGATGATTGCAATAATTGTGTCAGGGCATAATCATTTTGCACGCTGGGTACACCCTGGTGATAATTGACTTGATACTTGGCCCCAAAGGAATGGCAAACATTAGCCACAATTTTTTCAATCCAGTTAGGGAGACTCGCACGGGTTTCGGGGTGAAGCGATCGCACAGTTCCCAACAAGCGGACTTTATCAGCAATGACGTTGGGCGCTCTTCCACCAGTAATTTGCCCAATGCTCAAAACTACAGGCCGTAGGGGATTTTGTGTCCGGCTAATGGCTTGTTGCAATGCAGTAATTACCTGCGCTGCAATCCAAATTGCATCTATCGCCTCATGGGGACGGGCCCCATGTCCAGACTCACCAATAATGATAATCTCTAAATCGTCAGCCGCAGCAGTTAACGCACCATAACGCACGCCAATGGAACCTGCAGGTATAGAAGGGAAAACATGAACCCCCAAGATGGCTGAAACTTTTTCCATTGCCCCATCTTGTACCATCCAGCTTGCGCCTTGGGCAATTTCCTCAGCTGGCTGAAATAAGAATCGGGTTTTACCACCTAATTCTTCTGCTATTTGGGATAATACCATTGCTGTCCCCAAACCCACAGTAGTGTGGACATCATGACCACAAGCGTGCATCACACCTTCAGCGCGAGAGGCGTATTCCAAACCCGTGCGTTCTTGAATGGGTAAAGCGTCCATATCGGTACGAATTGCCAATAAACGCTCATCACTACCATTACCTTGTAGTTCTCCAATCACACCGGTTTTTCCCACACCCTCTTGCACATGAAGGCCACTGGAAGAAAGCACACCTGCAACAAAAGCAGATGTTTGGTATTCCTGACCACTGAGTTCAGGGTGAGAGTGAATATGACGGCGAATTTCAATCAGACGAGGTGCTAGTTTTTTGGATAAATCTTTAATCTGGGTAAGCATGAATTGATCGCAAGTGACAGGCTTTGTTCCCATGATAAAGAAAGGGTTAAGGGTCAAGAGCCAAACAATTTTAGATTTTGCGGAAAGTCTGAGCGGCGGCTTCCGCCGCTCAGAACTTTCCAAGACGGATTTTGGATTGACCATTCTCAATTACCCATTCCCCAGTCCCCAGTACCCAGTCCCCAATACCCATTCCCTATTTCTTCTTCTGATTCGCTTGTGCGTCTTGCCCTTCTTGTAAAGACCAACCATAGGGTTTATCAGAAGTGACCACACCATTAGCCATAGTTGTCAGCCGGAAATTTGCCGCCCGGAAGTTAGTAAACAGCAATGTAGCACCTTTGAGGTTAGCTGCTTCTAAATTGGCACTGATAAAACCAGCATAAGAAAGATTGGCATTTTCTAAAGTTGCTGATTTTAAATTTGTACCTGTTAAAGAAGCACCAGTAAGATTTGCAGAAGTCAGAACCGCAGCTTCCAAATCCGCACCAGTGAGGTCAGCATTTGTCAGGTTCACTTGGGATAAATTAGTTGCCTTCAAATTAGCATCTCGTAAGTTTGCACCAGCTAAATTCAGTTGTGTAAGGTCAGCACCGCTTAAATCGCACCGGGGACAGGAACTTGCGGCTTTTAATTGATCAACGTCTTGCTGATTGAAGGCTAAAGCTTGTTCTGCTAACCCAAAACAAGCTAACAGGCTAAGGATAGCAACAATCTTGAATTTCATATGTGTTACGGATATTCACTAAACTAGATGATATGTAATATCTTGTACTATTGAAAGGCCATAATACTTACATTGTTCCCTTACCTTGCAGGCGAGGCAGCGTGACAGATTACAGTTTATTCGCGGATACAAGATGTAGTATCACAACTATAGCCGTTGTCATACCAAACATATCCGAATTTTTCGCTAAATTACAGCTAATGAAGCGTCAATGAAGAAGTTATAAAATTAGTATAAATTCTCGTGGTTATACTACCCAAATGCAAGTCTAGGGTTTAGAATCGTCTCGTAACCAACTATACTGAACCTCTTATAGACTACCACATATTGCGATCCCCCAAGCTCACGAGAAAGAGCAGCTTGGGGGATCTTAAATTTTTTAGAGGAAAAGCAATCAAGAACATTGAGAATATAGCGGTCTGAAAAATCAGGGCTATTAGTACGCCAAAGCATTACGCCAGCTTCTTAACCTCCCAATTAATGATGTAGAAATTGCCCAACTCGCACAACAAGCGGAAATTCATTATGCAGGTGTGCAATGCGGGATTATGGATCAGATGGCTTCGAGGCTAGCTGATACTGAGCATATGCTATTTTTAGATACTCGTACTCTAGAACAGCGTGTGTTACCTTTAGCTTCAGATGCAGAGATTGTAGTCATAGATAGCGGTGTGCCTCGTAGTTTAGCTAGTAGCGGATATAACTAAAGACGCGCAGAATGTGAAGCGGCGGCGCGATCGCTAGGAGTTAAAGCACTGCGCGACATTAGCGATGCTAGTGCTGTGGAAGATTTACCAGAACCCTTAAAACGGCGTGCGCGTCACGTAGTTACAGAAAATAACCGCGTTTTGGAAGTGTTGCAAGGAGTTTCATCTCAACGTTTTGGTGAATTGATGAATGCATCCCATGCTAGCTTGCGGGATGATTACGAAGTTTCTGTACCAGCATTAGATACATTAGTTGATATTTTGCAGAAAACCCCAGGCGTTTTGGGCGCAAGGTTAACGGGTGCTGGTTTTGGTGGTGCTTGTGTAGCTTTAGTATCAGGGCAAGGCAAAGCTTCGGCGATCGCAAATCAGGCCCTAACAGCATACAATCAATCTGGTTACACTGGAAAAATTTTGGTGCCAGAAACTTTTGCCACATAACAAATGACAGATAAAAAAGTTGTTTTCGGTAATGCACAACAGGAAGGCGCAAATCGCTGGGGATGGTTCATGGGACACTTTATTACTCCTGTGGACGATCCACGTTCTACAGAAGAGTTAGAAGTTAAATGGGGTATTCATAAAGCTGGTGATAGTAGAAACCAATGGGTAATAAATAACCAAGCTGCTACTATTTCAATTCTGATTAATGGAAAATTTCGTTTGCAATTTGAAGAGAGAGAAATTGTATTATCCCGTGAGGGTGATTACGTTCTGTGGTGTGCGGGTGTACCTCATACTTGGATAGCTGAATCTGATTGTACGATTTTAACTATTAGATGGCCTTCTAAACCTGGTGATAGTGTTGGAATTACAAACAAGTAGGAAGGCAAAATTTTGCGTCTATAAATCATTATTTACTAGATAATGTTATATTTTAAAACTGCAAACCCTTATTTTGTAAATTCTGCTCAATCTGCTGTATATTTTCTACTGTTTCTCCCGCTACTATCCCATAAATTTCGGTGTAAATTTTGCCGTATTTAACCTTCTCTAAAGCC contains the following coding sequences:
- a CDS encoding DUF2231 domain-containing protein; its protein translation is METTENTQTTSTPFPNLPPIIESDDREYHDSGVPSTVAIAGHPLHPLSVIFPIAFLAAALGSDFGYWLTKDFFWARASFWLIGLGLGGGVLAAIIGLSDFMKIERVRKRQAGWAHLILNVSVLVLTLVNFLIRLGDIESRILPWGLLISLVVGTLTSLSGWFGAELSYRHKIGVVGAGSKRYP
- a CDS encoding signal peptidase I, with protein sequence MTDKKVVFGNAQQEGANRWGWFMGHFITPVDDPRSTEELEVKWGIHKAGDSRNQWVINNQAATISILINGKFRLQFEEREIVLSREGDYVLWCAGVPHTWIAESDCTILTIRWPSKPGDSVGITNK
- a CDS encoding pentapeptide repeat-containing protein, whose translation is MKFKIVAILSLLACFGLAEQALAFNQQDVDQLKAASSCPRCDLSGADLTQLNLAGANLRDANLKATNLSQVNLTNADLTGADLEAAVLTSANLTGASLTGTNLKSATLENANLSYAGFISANLEAANLKGATLLFTNFRAANFRLTTMANGVVTSDKPYGWSLQEGQDAQANQKKK
- a CDS encoding M20 family metallopeptidase, whose product is MLTQIKDLSKKLAPRLIEIRRHIHSHPELSGQEYQTSAFVAGVLSSSGLHVQEGVGKTGVIGELQGNGSDERLLAIRTDMDALPIQERTGLEYASRAEGVMHACGHDVHTTVGLGTAMVLSQIAEELGGKTRFLFQPAEEIAQGASWMVQDGAMEKVSAILGVHVFPSIPAGSIGVRYGALTAAADDLEIIIIGESGHGARPHEAIDAIWIAAQVITALQQAISRTQNPLRPVVLSIGQITGGRAPNVIADKVRLLGTVRSLHPETRASLPNWIEKIVANVCHSFGAKYQVNYHQGVPSVQNDYALTQLLQSSAEEAWSSDRVQVLPESSLGAEDFSVYLEHAPGAMFRLGVGYKDRIINHPLHHPEFEVDESAIITGVVTMAYTAYKYWQSPQIP
- a CDS encoding DUF2993 domain-containing protein, with amino-acid sequence MTESPGLGEQALNKAAEVGLSSQLDEVENLDVEIKTDPLKLVQGQVDSVSIEGEGMVMQKDLRVEEMDMQIQSVAINPLSVAFGKIELTKPTVGSARVVLNEADINRAFNSDYVRSQLQSQKIQVNGEVRTINPQNVEFRLPGDGKVAINANILLVETGETHKVAFEAVPRVSANGKTVSLENVEYGQGEEISPELTKALVNQTSELLNLSNFDLEGMTLQVNSLKVEPGKLILQAQAYVEQIPSSN
- a CDS encoding filamentous hemagglutinin N-terminal domain-containing protein, translating into MLPLGMIFLGNSYAHAQVISDGTTNTNINSSDNNFTILNGIAKGNNLFHSFSNFSVPTGGTATFDLVNTPNITNIFSRVTGGNISQIDGLISTINHNNSVSLFLLNPAGIVFGPNASLNIGGAFVGTTANSIKFADGVEFSALNSATPPLLTMSVPVGLQLGANAGGIRTQGNSSANILYGSPQIFKAETVALIGSDIDINQTYLANPDGKVELWALRNAEVGLNNQGGLQLTSPAAADWGNILLRQSSYIQTNGMNGGAINIRGRGLTLQDGSQISSSTGTLGKGQGINIKTTEFVDLLGASAAGQYPTSGLHTSVMGNQGRAGDITVETGRLRLANGAWLESTLSSPFDFISFSPIASNDSRTGDINIKAVDVEVIGYNPFPYLFPYSDIVVNFSSAITTLISGGNSNESGKINIDAQRVSLIDGARISADLIGFYFPGFSESPTIGKSGDIVIRASEKLKISGVGINGTTSAVISSIQPFTVGQAGNILIDTGHLMLSQGGTVANNVTGSGQAGNIEIHAQDVEVSDPVIDNFNQAVSGITVGVGKDAVGQGGTINLTADSLRVFNGGQITSSSLGQGSAGSVNLNVKNIEVQGTSQSIINGSYLPSAIAASSANNLAAGSINITSNSVNVKDNAVITVSNTGNGDAGNLNITAKNLFLDNSASLRSEVNGGGQGNIDLNVNDVLLLRHGSKIITNALGASTGGNININVGSMVAVPSENSDISANAVLGSGGNIQITTQGIFGLEFQNQPTLNSDITASSQFGLSGNVQVNTIGVDPNSGLLELPENVTDSSQQIASGCAANTGSTFVATGRGGIPQNPMQEVSSDRTWSDTRDLSIYQKNSGVTAQIPQLPKTLLQATAWHRRADGKIELVAAPSPANIQPQLTCAALSQI
- a CDS encoding hemerythrin domain-containing protein, translated to MVASLDDTKRNAIAVKLADMKALQELVLQNEQQLLQQGLDSEISDRIRDFIKDDQKNLGILETVIGQYGIQAQPRQTVQQFIDRARELFQGSELSLYDKVSQHELLKHQIVMSGLIVHKAAQKVGADVMVAIGPLNAVNFENRAHQEQLKGVLEILGVRELTGQEADQGIWARVQDAMAAVSGAVGSAVTQSSDKKDMNIQDVIRSDHAKVNTLFTELLQSNNPQKIQEYFGQIYKDLTAHAEAEEEVVYPRVRAFYGEGDTQELYDEQAEMKRVLEEIKAISPSSDQFKDKVRQLMNDVGDHIRQEESTMFAAIRNNLSSEQTEQWATEFKAAKKKIQERLGVVSEANI
- a CDS encoding type II toxin-antitoxin system Phd/YefM family antitoxin, with translation MDIVSATEACANLPELINRAEYGKERILIEHQGKAVVAIINIEDLKLLEAIEDALDSAKLRSAVEENEGFTTIEAIMAIYK